One window of the Acaryochloris sp. CCMEE 5410 genome contains the following:
- a CDS encoding DegT/DnrJ/EryC1/StrS aminotransferase family protein, with product MPRSKDQFLVFGSPAIEEAEMQEVMASMRTGWLGTGPKVMRFEQDFCTYKSGKYAIAVNSCTAALHLSLLAAGLNPGDEVITTPLTFCATANAIIHAGGVPVLADIDPVTMNIDPAQVEAKITDRTKAIIPVHFAGRPCEMDALCALAEQYSLVLIEDCAHAIETEYQGRKAGTFGKFGCFSFYVTKNITTGEGGMILTQTQEDADRIKVLALHGMSQDAWKRFSDDGYNHYQVVEAGFKYNMMDIQAAIGIHQLQRVTPYWQRRQQIWQQYNQALADLPLTLPAPPAPNTVHGYHLYTLLIDESQTGISRDQFLVAMHHQHIGTGVHYLSLPEHPYYQQRFGWQPQDYPHATRIGQQTVSIPLSAKLNDPDVEDVVAAVHQSLDASAMVA from the coding sequence ATGCCCCGTTCAAAAGACCAATTTTTGGTATTTGGTTCTCCCGCCATTGAAGAAGCGGAAATGCAAGAAGTCATGGCTAGCATGCGAACGGGCTGGTTAGGCACGGGTCCGAAGGTCATGCGGTTTGAACAGGATTTTTGCACCTATAAAAGCGGCAAATATGCGATCGCAGTCAACTCTTGTACCGCTGCCTTACACCTAAGCCTGTTGGCGGCGGGTCTAAACCCCGGCGATGAGGTGATCACCACGCCGTTAACCTTCTGTGCCACGGCCAATGCCATTATCCATGCGGGGGGTGTCCCGGTCTTAGCGGATATCGATCCAGTGACTATGAATATCGATCCAGCTCAGGTCGAAGCCAAAATTACCGACCGAACCAAAGCGATTATTCCCGTTCATTTTGCCGGTCGTCCCTGCGAGATGGATGCCCTTTGTGCTTTAGCAGAGCAATATAGCTTAGTGCTGATTGAAGACTGCGCCCATGCCATCGAAACAGAATATCAGGGGCGCAAAGCCGGAACCTTTGGTAAATTTGGCTGTTTTAGCTTCTATGTCACCAAGAACATCACCACAGGGGAGGGGGGCATGATTCTCACCCAAACCCAAGAAGATGCCGATCGGATTAAAGTATTGGCTCTCCACGGCATGAGCCAAGATGCTTGGAAACGCTTTAGTGATGATGGCTATAACCATTACCAGGTGGTAGAAGCAGGGTTTAAATACAACATGATGGATATTCAAGCCGCCATCGGAATTCACCAGCTCCAGCGGGTCACCCCCTATTGGCAGAGACGGCAGCAGATCTGGCAGCAGTACAATCAGGCATTGGCCGATCTGCCCCTCACGCTACCCGCACCTCCAGCCCCAAACACGGTGCATGGGTATCACCTCTATACCCTTCTCATTGATGAAAGCCAAACGGGGATTAGTCGTGACCAGTTCCTGGTTGCCATGCATCACCAACATATTGGTACTGGCGTTCACTATTTAAGCCTTCCAGAGCATCCCTACTATCAACAACGGTTTGGCTGGCAACCTCAAGATTATCCCCATGCCACCCGCATTGGCCAACAAACCGTTAGCATTCCCTTGTCCGCTAAATTGAACGACCCAGATGTTGAGGATGTTGTGGCAGCAGTCCACCAAAGTTTGGATGCCTCAGCAATGGTAGCCTAA
- the pxcA gene encoding proton extrusion protein PcxA, with protein sequence MSSSSPNPFRRSLKFVEQWYRETPQRALDGAYEAARAIEEIEKKHFKGQPVPLRIRTESVMTNYFQSEVQKNLQFIQTRLREFKSSSLVVEVADKLKPPSIPPAPTPLDSPDTTDFTDEYDVTSEEYSSELVSPSIDAQGSLDKLAFIDAVLNRYRSASIQREAAAAASKAARASAPKSGSEAKKNIPQPLPIQSAQNSLYESEFISDDITEDPSKLDSSSFIPRSILRTATRFRKELNPDPGTEDDILNDFRNSRVRTRAAVSFVLGLMIVPLLTQQVSKNLVIGPFVDKLKGPEQIEIRINPEIENEVLTELARFEERLKFESLTSPIPLSPAEIQFQLKAKAEDLKEEYQWDLRQPLKNAISDLFSLVALAIYFVLNRQKIAVLKSFFDEIIYGLSDSAKAFIIILFTDVFVGFHSPHGWEVIVESVLSHFGLPQDRNFINMFIATFPVMLDTVFKYWIFRYLNQISPSAVATYRNMNE encoded by the coding sequence ATGAGTTCTTCTTCTCCAAACCCATTTAGGCGTTCGCTTAAATTTGTTGAACAATGGTATCGGGAGACTCCCCAGCGAGCTTTAGACGGCGCTTATGAAGCGGCTCGCGCCATCGAAGAAATCGAAAAAAAACATTTCAAAGGTCAGCCTGTTCCGCTCCGCATCCGCACGGAAAGCGTGATGACCAACTACTTTCAATCCGAAGTCCAAAAGAACCTGCAATTTATCCAAACCCGCTTACGAGAGTTCAAATCCAGCTCCTTAGTAGTCGAAGTTGCTGACAAGCTCAAGCCCCCCAGTATCCCTCCAGCTCCTACCCCCTTAGATTCTCCCGACACCACAGATTTCACTGATGAGTACGATGTCACCTCTGAGGAGTACAGTTCCGAACTTGTTTCACCCTCTATTGATGCCCAAGGTTCATTAGACAAATTAGCGTTCATCGATGCAGTCTTGAACCGGTATCGTTCGGCCTCTATTCAGCGAGAAGCAGCAGCAGCGGCTTCTAAGGCGGCAAGAGCCTCGGCACCTAAGTCTGGCTCAGAGGCGAAAAAAAATATTCCTCAGCCCCTGCCCATCCAGTCCGCCCAAAACTCCCTATATGAATCTGAATTTATTTCAGATGACATCACTGAAGATCCATCCAAGCTAGACAGCAGTAGCTTTATTCCCCGTTCAATTCTGCGTACAGCTACCCGCTTCCGCAAAGAACTGAATCCAGATCCAGGAACGGAAGATGACATCCTCAATGATTTTCGCAACTCTAGGGTGCGCACCCGAGCCGCCGTTAGCTTTGTATTGGGGTTGATGATTGTCCCCCTGCTCACCCAGCAAGTGTCCAAAAACTTGGTGATTGGTCCCTTTGTCGATAAATTAAAAGGCCCCGAACAAATTGAAATTCGGATTAATCCTGAGATTGAGAATGAGGTCCTGACTGAGTTAGCTCGATTTGAAGAGCGACTCAAATTTGAAAGTTTAACCAGCCCCATTCCCCTTTCACCGGCAGAGATTCAATTCCAACTCAAGGCTAAAGCCGAAGACCTAAAAGAAGAATATCAATGGGACTTACGGCAACCCCTAAAAAATGCCATTTCGGATTTGTTTTCGCTGGTCGCCTTAGCCATTTACTTTGTCCTGAACCGTCAGAAAATTGCGGTTCTCAAGTCTTTCTTTGATGAAATTATCTATGGACTCAGTGATAGCGCGAAAGCCTTTATCATCATCTTATTTACGGATGTATTCGTGGGATTCCACTCTCCCCATGGTTGGGAAGTGATTGTGGAAAGCGTCCTCAGTCATTTTGGTTTACCCCAAGACCGAAATTTCATCAATATGTTTATTGCAACGTTTCCGGTCATGCTAGACACAGTTTTCAAATACTGGATTTTCCGATATTTGAACCAAATCTCTCCGTCTGCTGTTGCCACCTACCGCAATATGAATGAGTAG
- a CDS encoding allophycocyanin subunit alpha ApcA gives MLSQLKRLNIETDGRYATEADLAFLKSYFQSVRDRISAYEKIRDAEDAITDQADEVLMAADPKVFHKGSQDYSDTCRRDRRNTLRHAAAAMLFNDLDRLRDGLLLWQRTIVHAVKDEQASALTWQEMPGVLKDHLSDEEAALMMPALRLNQALLN, from the coding sequence ATGCTGTCACAATTGAAGCGACTGAATATTGAAACAGATGGTCGCTATGCCACCGAGGCGGATCTAGCCTTTTTGAAGTCCTACTTTCAATCCGTGCGCGACCGTATTAGCGCCTATGAAAAGATTAGAGATGCTGAAGACGCCATTACGGATCAAGCCGACGAGGTTTTAATGGCTGCAGATCCCAAGGTTTTCCACAAAGGGTCTCAGGATTATTCCGATACCTGTCGCCGCGATCGCAGAAACACATTGCGTCATGCCGCCGCAGCCATGCTATTTAACGATTTAGACCGCCTGCGAGATGGCCTCCTACTCTGGCAAAGAACCATTGTCCATGCCGTCAAGGATGAGCAGGCCTCTGCCCTGACTTGGCAAGAGATGCCGGGGGTATTGAAAGACCATCTATCTGATGAGGAAGCAGCGTTAATGATGCCTGCGCTCCGCCTCAATCAGGCCTTATTAAATTAA
- a CDS encoding glycosyltransferase, translating to MRIVFLIPDLKQGWFWERLETTLSRKPTLANWSLRRWLYVTEVYGGTLNIMRHCWVARQCGADAVLATMSGQDNYGDVFGVKRPLPFIAWNDRRPEDICLVPDYATQLIKDVDGVAIAYEQSPLQTKTDFDYHSDRVLLWTDSDLMQGVCAQIYPGKSAEIVPNIVDKELFPFISQAQREQGLLFAFPRKGKDFILDTQTLYQQKGGKFWQFELIDGLSLQALTQQFRRPQAFLASANFEGCALPPQEAMAAGIVVVGKTARGANFCMEQGKTALTGETPEEVVQCLFQLEDETLRNTLAQNGYDYISQYFPEGKPTQFWQQKLAEFTAHLDT from the coding sequence ATGCGCATCGTCTTTTTAATTCCAGATTTAAAGCAAGGGTGGTTCTGGGAAAGGCTAGAGACGACCCTATCCCGCAAGCCCACGTTAGCCAATTGGTCTCTCCGGCGATGGCTATATGTAACGGAAGTCTATGGCGGCACCCTGAATATCATGCGTCATTGTTGGGTGGCCCGCCAATGTGGTGCGGATGCTGTGCTGGCAACCATGAGTGGCCAAGATAATTATGGGGATGTGTTTGGGGTGAAGCGTCCGTTGCCCTTTATCGCCTGGAACGATCGACGGCCCGAGGATATTTGCCTGGTGCCCGATTATGCCACCCAATTGATTAAGGATGTAGACGGAGTTGCGATCGCCTATGAACAATCCCCCCTCCAAACCAAGACCGACTTCGACTACCACAGTGATCGCGTTCTCCTCTGGACTGACTCAGACTTGATGCAGGGGGTTTGCGCCCAGATCTATCCCGGTAAATCGGCAGAAATCGTCCCCAATATTGTGGATAAAGAACTGTTTCCCTTTATCTCCCAAGCCCAGCGAGAACAGGGATTGTTATTTGCCTTTCCCCGTAAAGGGAAAGATTTTATCCTAGACACCCAAACCCTATATCAGCAAAAAGGCGGAAAGTTCTGGCAATTTGAACTGATTGATGGCCTTTCCCTACAGGCCCTAACACAGCAGTTCCGTCGTCCCCAAGCCTTCCTGGCCTCAGCCAATTTTGAAGGATGTGCCTTACCGCCTCAAGAGGCCATGGCAGCGGGGATAGTTGTGGTCGGCAAAACGGCACGAGGGGCTAATTTTTGTATGGAACAGGGCAAAACAGCCCTCACGGGAGAGACCCCTGAAGAAGTAGTACAGTGTCTCTTCCAGCTAGAAGATGAAACCTTAAGAAATACCCTGGCACAAAATGGCTATGACTATATCAGCCAATATTTTCCAGAAGGAAAACCGACCCAATTCTGGCAGCAGAAACTAGCTGAATTTACAGCTCATCTTGACACCTAG
- a CDS encoding TIGR04376 family protein encodes MNVFDDVSRFLEKQLEEFLRAHPHLELQVLADNIREQEVKTMKLLTDLQAEEKRQQDAILATANEIQRWHERVKKAERAGRQDLATAAKEREASLLSQGNQQWGQMEVTKTRLQQTQALLEKIQIRQKEVKEKIKQTPRKPQPNPSSKQPPDPSKGWYKRVSLSDPDPLEEQFKNWERDAEFEELKRNMGR; translated from the coding sequence ATGAACGTGTTTGATGATGTAAGCCGCTTTCTCGAAAAACAGCTCGAAGAATTTCTCCGAGCCCATCCACACCTAGAGTTACAGGTTCTTGCTGATAATATCCGCGAACAAGAAGTCAAAACGATGAAGTTACTGACTGACCTACAAGCGGAAGAAAAACGCCAACAAGACGCTATTTTAGCCACTGCCAATGAAATTCAGCGCTGGCATGAGCGTGTGAAGAAAGCGGAGCGAGCCGGACGACAGGACTTAGCCACTGCCGCCAAAGAACGAGAAGCCTCATTGCTCAGCCAAGGAAACCAGCAGTGGGGGCAAATGGAAGTGACCAAAACGCGTCTCCAGCAAACTCAAGCGCTGCTAGAAAAAATTCAAATTCGTCAAAAAGAGGTGAAGGAAAAAATTAAGCAAACCCCTCGGAAGCCTCAGCCCAATCCCTCATCAAAACAACCTCCCGATCCCTCAAAAGGCTGGTACAAGCGGGTTTCCCTGAGTGATCCGGATCCATTGGAAGAACAATTTAAGAACTGGGAACGGGATGCCGAATTTGAAGAATTAAAGCGAAATATGGGACGCTAA
- a CDS encoding HEAT repeat domain-containing protein — protein sequence MNELLAQLDDVFDIIGKETNPPISDVELKHLSSGLPFSLSPQVESLFKWHNGIDEFIPNYDLLSFSEAVEHYSSFSDYRRLTLDRNHFKESYLPILIFDVKQYFLVSFEPTSEAAIYFFFTESGVKKRYDSLQQMLQIIIGSYLSGAYYTHRPDGRYLEENTVLFRKVENQYFSEQQKHKRESNWQRVVHETEEFWRNKDRRAEKDVSAVFKSNAYSNFQGDLYKKHLIEQLRSTFDERAIHYLCQFLNDNNSEIIASAAYGLGELKAREKIPELLQLLDHPSKHVRNLTACAIREIANPGDTLLLQPLLNLLDDEEDIVRLSAAEAIGQLKNPVTIATLIELFMDSLAEDDSQIRHYILSALEYIGDFQIIDQLEQYQAEAAPREANLIEEALDQLDQVFYPHLCY from the coding sequence ATGAATGAGCTGCTTGCACAACTCGATGATGTCTTTGACATCATTGGGAAAGAGACAAACCCTCCGATCTCAGATGTAGAGTTGAAGCATTTATCTAGCGGTTTACCTTTCAGCCTTTCACCTCAAGTTGAATCGCTATTCAAATGGCACAATGGGATAGATGAGTTTATTCCGAATTATGATTTATTGTCCTTTTCTGAGGCTGTTGAGCACTATTCTAGCTTCTCAGACTACAGGCGTTTAACGCTTGACAGAAATCATTTTAAAGAGAGTTATTTGCCTATACTTATATTTGATGTAAAACAATATTTTCTAGTGAGTTTTGAGCCAACATCTGAAGCAGCTATTTATTTTTTCTTCACCGAATCAGGGGTAAAAAAGAGATATGACAGCCTTCAGCAAATGTTGCAGATCATAATTGGTTCATATCTGAGTGGGGCCTACTATACTCACCGGCCTGATGGTAGATACTTAGAGGAGAATACCGTTCTATTCCGTAAAGTTGAAAATCAATATTTCTCTGAACAACAGAAACACAAACGAGAATCTAACTGGCAAAGAGTTGTCCATGAGACAGAAGAGTTCTGGAGAAATAAAGATAGAAGAGCGGAGAAAGACGTTTCAGCAGTATTCAAATCCAATGCATATAGCAATTTTCAGGGAGACCTTTATAAAAAACACCTCATAGAACAGTTGCGTTCAACGTTTGATGAACGGGCTATTCACTATCTCTGCCAGTTTTTAAATGACAATAACTCTGAAATTATCGCCTCAGCAGCATATGGTCTAGGAGAATTGAAAGCACGGGAAAAAATACCTGAACTCCTACAATTGTTAGACCATCCATCAAAGCACGTTCGCAATTTAACCGCTTGTGCAATTAGAGAGATTGCAAATCCAGGAGATACGTTACTATTGCAACCACTCCTAAACTTATTAGACGACGAAGAAGATATAGTACGTTTGAGTGCTGCTGAAGCCATCGGGCAATTAAAAAACCCTGTAACCATTGCAACCTTAATTGAGTTGTTTATGGACTCGCTGGCAGAGGACGACTCGCAAATCAGACATTATATACTCAGTGCCCTTGAGTATATAGGAGACTTTCAAATTATTGACCAACTAGAACAATACCAAGCTGAGGCTGCACCAAGAGAAGCAAACCTAATTGAAGAAGCGCTTGATCAGTTAGACCAAGTGTTTTACCCCCATCTTTGCTATTAA
- a CDS encoding GNAT family N-acetyltransferase — MNLNIRLARPGDMEQVLHLQTQAIQMLCSKDYTPAQVDAIVQSQHEWRGQQEVIYMAEKDHRLVGFIAFSLCSTKILGIYVHPDYTRQGIATQLLQYFERRALGEQRQTLEVLSSLTAVALYQSQGYVSVQKTKIVALGVSVPCLLMEKSMTMPSSVSGYALNLSQSSSPHGFNLAPEVLWALFCVFLLLLLFL, encoded by the coding sequence ATGAATCTCAATATTCGGTTGGCTCGTCCTGGGGACATGGAGCAGGTTCTCCATCTCCAGACACAAGCGATCCAAATGCTATGTAGCAAAGACTATACTCCTGCCCAAGTGGATGCCATTGTTCAATCTCAACATGAGTGGCGAGGACAACAGGAGGTGATCTATATGGCAGAGAAAGATCATCGCCTAGTTGGCTTTATTGCGTTTAGTCTCTGTAGCACCAAAATTCTAGGGATTTATGTGCATCCAGATTACACCCGTCAAGGGATTGCCACGCAGTTACTACAGTATTTTGAACGTCGAGCTCTGGGAGAACAACGACAGACTCTTGAAGTCCTGTCTTCCCTAACCGCTGTCGCACTCTATCAAAGCCAAGGCTATGTCTCTGTTCAAAAGACCAAGATTGTTGCCCTGGGGGTTTCGGTTCCCTGTTTGCTAATGGAAAAATCCATGACTATGCCCTCATCCGTTTCTGGATATGCGCTTAATCTGAGCCAATCCTCATCTCCTCATGGATTTAATCTGGCCCCTGAGGTGCTGTGGGCATTATTTTGTGTTTTTCTGTTATTGCTGCTCTTTCTATAA
- a CDS encoding DUF302 domain-containing protein: MLSRLLLLMGCTCCLSLGAVPHLAMAESDSEHSAEMANEQGLIHVESQYSVPVTADRLVTLLKSKGMTVFTRIDHAAGAQSVGKSLPPTEVVVFGNPKVGTPLMQCSPTAAIDLPQKALIREDKTGKVWLSYNNPQYLAQRHQVEGCDAVLIKIEQALAKFAQAATQ; this comes from the coding sequence ATGTTGTCGAGACTGTTATTGCTGATGGGCTGTACCTGCTGTTTATCGTTGGGAGCGGTTCCTCATCTAGCTATGGCAGAATCTGACTCTGAGCATTCGGCTGAAATGGCGAACGAGCAAGGGTTAATTCATGTGGAAAGCCAGTATTCGGTGCCCGTCACTGCAGATCGGCTGGTTACGTTGTTAAAGAGCAAAGGTATGACGGTCTTTACCCGGATTGATCATGCAGCGGGGGCTCAGTCTGTCGGCAAATCTCTGCCACCCACGGAAGTGGTGGTGTTTGGTAATCCTAAGGTGGGCACACCGCTGATGCAATGCAGTCCCACCGCAGCTATTGATTTACCCCAAAAAGCGCTGATTCGGGAAGATAAAACGGGCAAAGTTTGGCTGTCTTATAACAACCCTCAATATTTGGCACAACGTCACCAGGTAGAGGGCTGTGACGCAGTGTTGATCAAAATTGAGCAAGCGCTCGCTAAGTTTGCTCAGGCGGCAACTCAGTAG
- a CDS encoding recombinase family protein, giving the protein MTSVPTWISGPVRSGKTTTLIQHLVDWSNQPSATGGETAQPAVKTALVFAVNADNRQVLMPAIAQATTGKIIVQSTTPLGFFEDEVMLFWPLVLKALGLQAQFPLRLRPETEQELAAQFWQTAPWEELQDLENMSPDRWVRRILDVLQLAAFGGIALEDLPRRLEDGLGELKCDRTITETIAQMLMDWRDWCLQQGLLTYGILTALYWRYLLPDPAYQSHLLQRYQGVFADDVDSYPAITRDLFEIWLNHEALGVFSFNPDGAIRLGLGADPDYLAGLQEVCQLHSLHQDFTLSLGAVIGRNIVAFVSGDTFELPEPLTCLQTSSRAQLLRQTADHIIEAIESGQAQPEEIAVIGPGLDTIARYTLIEILTAKGIPVESLKDQRPLNSSAIIRALLTLLTLVYPGLGRLVDAEQIAEMLVVLTHQRSPTLMNAAGSIDPVRAGLLADYCFQPHPEHPKLLPVETFPRWDRLGHQATTAYNNLLSWLDQQQKGSTVQQPYLTLTPVFILDRAVQEFLAPHALNYDQLSVLRELMETAQHYWQVDQRLRQTQTRYPPLPETVGQFIQLLRQGTLTANPFPVNPNGQPRRAVMLATTFQYRMARQVHRWHFWLDAGSALWHGGGAVILWGAPFCLRNWSGEPLTVEDEMNNDQAQLRRLLLDLLSRVTEKVFLCHSDLSVSGQEQVGPLLPLVDASTPLGDNDSQAQMEPVDETNPDVVTV; this is encoded by the coding sequence GTGACTTCTGTGCCTACATGGATCTCAGGTCCGGTCCGTAGCGGTAAAACCACTACGTTGATTCAGCATCTAGTGGACTGGTCGAATCAGCCTTCTGCGACGGGAGGAGAGACCGCTCAACCTGCAGTAAAAACAGCACTAGTGTTTGCGGTGAATGCAGATAATCGCCAGGTATTGATGCCTGCGATCGCACAAGCCACTACGGGTAAAATTATTGTCCAATCCACCACGCCGCTGGGCTTCTTCGAAGACGAAGTGATGCTGTTTTGGCCCCTAGTCCTGAAGGCGTTGGGATTGCAAGCCCAATTCCCCCTTCGCCTGCGCCCAGAAACCGAACAAGAGCTAGCTGCCCAGTTCTGGCAGACCGCTCCCTGGGAAGAACTGCAAGATCTGGAAAATATGTCCCCGGATCGGTGGGTGCGCAGGATTTTGGATGTCCTTCAGCTTGCCGCTTTTGGCGGTATCGCCTTAGAAGACTTACCCCGTCGTCTAGAAGATGGCTTAGGGGAACTGAAGTGTGACCGCACGATAACTGAAACCATTGCCCAAATGCTGATGGATTGGCGGGACTGGTGTTTGCAGCAGGGCCTGCTCACCTACGGTATTCTCACGGCCTTGTATTGGCGCTATTTGTTGCCCGATCCGGCCTACCAAAGCCATTTATTACAGCGATATCAAGGCGTCTTTGCCGATGATGTGGATAGCTACCCCGCCATTACCCGAGATTTATTTGAGATATGGCTCAACCATGAAGCGTTGGGCGTTTTTAGTTTTAATCCTGATGGTGCGATTCGCTTAGGGCTGGGGGCCGATCCTGATTACCTAGCTGGGCTCCAGGAGGTTTGCCAGCTGCACTCTTTACATCAAGATTTTACGCTATCCTTAGGGGCGGTCATCGGCCGTAATATTGTCGCTTTTGTCAGTGGTGACACCTTTGAATTACCGGAACCGTTGACTTGCTTGCAGACCAGTTCCCGTGCTCAGCTTCTCCGTCAAACCGCCGATCACATTATTGAAGCGATTGAGTCTGGGCAGGCGCAGCCCGAAGAGATTGCCGTGATTGGTCCTGGTCTCGATACGATTGCCCGCTATACCCTGATTGAGATCCTGACGGCAAAAGGGATTCCCGTGGAATCCCTTAAGGATCAGCGGCCTCTGAACAGCTCTGCGATTATTCGGGCTTTGTTGACCCTGTTAACCCTGGTCTATCCCGGTTTAGGTCGCTTAGTTGATGCAGAGCAGATCGCGGAAATGCTGGTTGTGCTCACCCATCAACGCTCGCCCACCTTAATGAATGCGGCGGGTTCCATCGACCCGGTTCGAGCGGGGTTACTGGCCGACTATTGCTTTCAACCCCATCCCGAACATCCCAAATTGTTGCCCGTAGAGACGTTCCCGCGCTGGGACCGCTTAGGGCATCAGGCCACCACGGCCTATAACAATCTACTCAGTTGGCTGGACCAGCAACAAAAAGGCTCAACGGTGCAACAGCCCTATCTCACCCTAACGCCTGTGTTTATCTTGGATCGTGCCGTTCAGGAATTCCTGGCCCCCCATGCCCTTAACTATGATCAGCTTTCTGTGTTGCGAGAGTTAATGGAGACGGCCCAGCATTATTGGCAGGTGGACCAACGCTTACGACAAACCCAGACTCGATATCCTCCCCTCCCAGAAACCGTAGGGCAGTTTATTCAGCTGCTGCGGCAAGGGACCCTAACGGCCAACCCGTTCCCCGTTAATCCCAATGGCCAGCCCCGACGAGCCGTGATGCTAGCGACGACCTTTCAATATCGGATGGCCCGTCAAGTCCATCGTTGGCATTTTTGGTTAGATGCTGGATCTGCGCTCTGGCATGGGGGTGGAGCCGTGATTCTCTGGGGAGCACCCTTTTGCTTGCGGAACTGGTCGGGGGAACCGCTGACCGTTGAAGATGAAATGAATAATGACCAGGCGCAGTTGCGGCGGCTCTTGCTAGATTTGCTGAGTCGAGTGACGGAAAAGGTCTTTCTCTGCCATAGTGATTTATCCGTGAGTGGCCAGGAACAGGTGGGGCCATTGTTACCGTTGGTTGATGCCTCCACTCCCCTAGGGGATAATGACTCACAAGCTCAGATGGAACCGGTGGATGAAACCAATCCTGACGTTGTTACAGTCTAA
- a CDS encoding NAD(P)-dependent oxidoreductase, giving the protein MSPFPLDRFDLNAQDIQDWYVDKTLNDPHRLAIQSLQSQRICVMGGCGQVGSHLVTKLYEFGYPLDHLTINDNLRLGKRENLPALLRDQVDTRCHKDYALNPTTQPDIVIFVGGRSSVPHFHTLEEVLDEVDSWKTVLEWCVAENIRLIFASTSSLCKKRPSLEDQRVWPASLYEAAKLMMEDMAIQQALCNDLAVQICRFFSIYGVTEQHKGKFGNLYTQILWHSLEQTPFELWGRQGQFSPGEQTRDTIFAAEVSRALLYLLTLPKPRPQINNISDLVYNIGQGQPTAIRTMIGQIEALLPSDCQPIIVESEVPEEIQNYVVHTWGNPHKLLGTDFSPQFTEHPDNLKFITYALLSNMDWYWSIVEELREQSLVSMV; this is encoded by the coding sequence ATGTCACCGTTTCCCCTAGACCGCTTTGATCTGAATGCTCAAGATATTCAAGATTGGTATGTCGACAAAACCCTTAATGATCCCCATCGACTAGCGATTCAATCGCTGCAGTCTCAACGCATTTGCGTTATGGGAGGCTGTGGTCAGGTTGGGTCCCATCTAGTGACCAAGCTCTATGAATTTGGCTATCCCTTGGATCACCTGACCATCAACGATAATTTACGCTTGGGTAAGCGGGAAAATTTACCCGCTCTTCTTAGGGACCAAGTGGATACCCGCTGCCACAAAGACTATGCCCTGAATCCCACCACTCAGCCAGATATCGTCATCTTTGTGGGGGGACGATCTAGTGTGCCCCACTTTCATACCCTAGAAGAAGTCTTAGATGAGGTCGATAGCTGGAAAACGGTTCTGGAATGGTGTGTTGCAGAAAATATCCGCTTGATTTTTGCCTCCACTAGCAGTCTGTGCAAAAAACGCCCGTCCCTTGAGGATCAGCGCGTGTGGCCTGCCTCCCTCTATGAAGCAGCCAAGCTGATGATGGAAGATATGGCCATCCAGCAGGCTCTATGCAACGACTTAGCAGTGCAAATCTGCCGATTTTTCTCTATCTATGGCGTAACAGAGCAGCATAAGGGCAAGTTTGGCAATCTATATACGCAGATTTTGTGGCATAGCTTAGAGCAGACCCCCTTTGAACTCTGGGGACGTCAAGGTCAGTTTTCCCCCGGAGAACAGACCCGCGATACGATTTTTGCTGCGGAAGTGTCCCGCGCCTTACTGTATTTATTGACATTGCCTAAGCCTCGCCCTCAGATTAACAACATCTCAGACTTGGTCTACAACATTGGCCAAGGGCAACCCACTGCCATTCGCACCATGATTGGTCAAATCGAGGCATTGTTGCCCTCGGACTGTCAGCCGATCATCGTTGAATCTGAAGTGCCGGAAGAGATTCAAAACTATGTCGTCCATACCTGGGGCAACCCCCATAAACTCTTAGGAACCGATTTTAGTCCTCAATTTACCGAACATCCCGATAACCTCAAATTCATTACCTATGCGCTGTTGAGTAACATGGATTGGTATTGGTCCATTGTTGAGGAGTTACGGGAGCAGTCCTTAGTAAGCATGGTTTAG